Proteins from a single region of Oscillospiraceae bacterium:
- a CDS encoding BlaI/MecI/CopY family transcriptional regulator codes for MADYRLAEAESRFADLIWEHAPIHSPKLAELAAEAMKWKKTTTYTVLKKLCGKGIFKNE; via the coding sequence ATGGCTGATTATCGACTGGCGGAAGCGGAATCACGTTTCGCCGACCTGATATGGGAACACGCGCCGATTCACTCCCCAAAACTCGCGGAGCTTGCGGCGGAGGCGATGAAGTGGAAAAAAACCACCACGTACACCGTGCTGAAAAAGCTCTGCGGCAAGGGCATTTTCAAGAACGAGTA
- a CDS encoding DUF4981 domain-containing protein, which yields MTRLSKRMTAAILSLVTVLAYVPAMPGTALATEGYAKVDPVFTGHEWYDQETVVEINREDPRTIFVPFDTQEDAKANPVYSQMENSENFISLNGTWDFRLDMLTNAMPAFFRTDYVKEGDWKTIPVPSSWQVAFQYAGVYGDYPIYNNQNYPWMSYGMPMGQPRAPDGLTYARRNPVGYYLREVFIPAGWEDRQSFLSFMGASQGLYVWVNGRAVGYGEDSFTASEFDITPYIRPGQVNTIAVRVHRWTTGGFLENQDQIDVSGLIRDVFLFASPKTNIKDFTVVTDLVTFDENADADLNVKFLLSNRYGAAADNYGVGVSLYDKDGHVVFENEHASFSMAAGEETAEVRLSKRVTNPLKWSAEYPNLYTAVFSLYDDTGAVLESIGHVVGFRELLRAGGGSAVRNTTGTAADPNRLRINGKVLYFKGVNRGEVDALGGKTIPRERMRQEVLYMKRNNINSVRTSHYPHDPYMYELYNEYGIYVMDEFNVESHNGSGQGIPGNNNNGNWANAMLDRAKNTVLRDKNHPSVVIYSLGNEAGSGPNHTANHNWIRENDPTRFVHFMADASLSDMQTRMYETAATEGNYSDNNRPNIPCEYEHAMGNAGGGLWAYTQGFENNPRNQGGWIWDWYDQGILTKTDDGRYYAGYGGDWGETSHSNAFCANGIGILATGEPNPALAEVRADYQSIKMTVTGPDALLAGNITFRNHDIFTNASRYEFVWEVAQDSAVVKTGTMTLDIPAVNPADLTAQAKTIHIPYEMPDVLTPGAEYFLRLSFRLKETANWAPQGYTVAAAQFAIPAAIPGVGIGLLSVQDLADVRETDAEVAVTGGSEDKTFDLRISKDTGLITNYTVNGKRLIQNGPVPNFYRALTDNDIGGNYSASSFGVLIGNAWRYAGRDKTVSSFIVTKLNPKSVKITVSGQLDSRGTNRADLAPSPYSIEYTVYGNGDIAVTNKLSPSSQSYNLGLVGSYLQLPLDYTHVEYFGRGPEENYIDRRTGTYVDQYKTTVDDMFVTRSRSQENGNHTDTRWVAVTDDSGAGLLAVADTLLEFSALKHTAEEMSTWSWTGVQSGPRHPVDLAAPTAVTLSLNMIQMGVGSENWMRGPYGNEGTMNYGDFMVRNDRDYEYKYTLRPVFPTQEVMALSKTLIHTVPKLQAIRVDGVPLPEFDEKVTNYEINLTPNAPFPVINADVYDDVTLTVTQASTSQKSAVIKVVKDWEEETYVVHFIRDMNFLTSLTLDDSVIKGFNPIVREYTAQWSELQPLPRLAAVAADGIQTAVTQFASDTLEATVTAANDFGDVQGYTVKLLLEIDYDEHRPSVWGGKVSIQSLPLGEVKYLPFTLVNSNNFYYVNNRPTSATNRGDLPFVGLYPNRRIQGSNSTTADTVQIDPTTGKKVYVHKNANPSAGYATGDTFVGLEPRNTTNIQGQTLVMYAKVRPVSGSFSLSFRDGNNESRNAAEIFKVAFTNAGIRYSTTTTANGTANGAVSDNAMTAWQSNLDRNLYYEVWLLDTPNAAGSTGHNVAAYVRYTDSAGRPVVHSVSRRQTTASATTVNFPCFALYEGNLSATVNIEAFDVYLINRESPLITYDISGPSEIVRPFAGETRTVSLSATVVHTAWDKLPVPDAGDTKWEIIESEPGVSIDQAGEVTLTDAFTGDAFYVKVSSSDSESAWKSVTAKIDVIAPPPGITLMRSGEEAKAVFVAENHEDDAALYQGILAVYDQRGRLIAISAAEETAAVGERSLFTLSLPIEPGLTAKAFLWDSRLVPLFEASSLIL from the coding sequence CGCTATGCCGGCGTTCTTCAGGACCGATTATGTGAAGGAAGGAGACTGGAAAACAATCCCCGTTCCGTCGTCGTGGCAAGTGGCCTTCCAATACGCCGGTGTGTACGGCGATTATCCCATCTATAACAATCAAAACTATCCGTGGATGTCTTACGGCATGCCCATGGGCCAACCGAGAGCGCCAGACGGTCTCACCTACGCCAGACGAAATCCGGTGGGCTACTATCTGCGCGAGGTGTTCATACCGGCGGGCTGGGAGGACAGGCAGAGCTTCCTTTCCTTTATGGGGGCATCACAGGGCCTGTACGTCTGGGTAAACGGGCGCGCCGTGGGTTATGGAGAGGACAGTTTTACAGCCAGTGAATTTGATATCACGCCGTACATACGGCCGGGCCAGGTGAATACAATCGCCGTGCGCGTCCACCGCTGGACGACGGGTGGATTTTTGGAAAACCAAGATCAGATCGACGTGTCCGGGCTCATCCGAGACGTGTTTCTGTTCGCTTCTCCCAAAACCAACATCAAGGACTTCACCGTCGTCACAGACCTCGTGACCTTCGATGAGAACGCGGACGCAGATCTCAACGTGAAATTCCTGCTGTCCAACCGTTATGGGGCGGCGGCGGACAATTACGGCGTAGGGGTGAGTCTTTACGACAAAGATGGGCATGTCGTGTTTGAAAATGAGCATGCGTCTTTCTCCATGGCCGCGGGGGAAGAAACCGCCGAAGTCAGGCTGAGCAAAAGGGTGACGAACCCCCTCAAGTGGTCGGCGGAGTATCCCAATCTGTACACTGCGGTGTTCTCTCTTTACGATGATACTGGCGCTGTGTTGGAATCCATCGGCCACGTAGTGGGTTTCCGCGAGTTGCTGAGAGCCGGCGGCGGTTCCGCTGTGAGAAATACCACGGGCACGGCAGCCGACCCAAACCGTCTGCGTATTAACGGCAAAGTTCTCTACTTCAAGGGCGTAAACAGAGGCGAGGTCGACGCGTTGGGAGGCAAAACAATTCCTCGGGAACGTATGCGCCAGGAAGTGCTGTACATGAAGCGAAACAATATTAACTCTGTGAGAACCTCCCATTATCCGCACGATCCCTATATGTACGAATTATACAATGAATACGGCATCTACGTCATGGACGAATTCAACGTAGAAAGTCACAACGGCTCCGGTCAGGGGATACCGGGTAACAACAACAATGGAAACTGGGCCAACGCCATGTTAGACAGGGCAAAAAACACCGTCCTCAGAGACAAAAATCATCCCAGCGTCGTCATTTACTCTTTGGGCAATGAAGCCGGCAGCGGACCGAACCACACTGCCAATCACAACTGGATCAGAGAAAATGATCCAACCCGGTTTGTCCACTTTATGGCCGATGCCAGCCTCTCCGACATGCAGACCCGGATGTACGAGACAGCCGCCACAGAGGGGAATTACAGCGACAACAACAGGCCTAACATCCCATGTGAGTATGAGCACGCCATGGGTAACGCCGGCGGTGGCCTCTGGGCATATACCCAGGGTTTCGAGAACAACCCCCGAAATCAGGGCGGCTGGATATGGGACTGGTACGATCAGGGCATCTTGACAAAGACGGACGACGGCCGCTATTACGCGGGTTACGGCGGCGACTGGGGTGAGACCAGCCACAGCAACGCCTTCTGCGCCAACGGGATAGGCATACTGGCCACGGGAGAGCCAAATCCGGCCTTGGCGGAGGTCAGAGCCGATTATCAGAGCATCAAGATGACGGTGACAGGCCCGGACGCTTTGCTGGCCGGCAACATCACATTCCGCAACCACGACATCTTTACAAATGCCAGCCGCTACGAATTTGTTTGGGAAGTTGCGCAGGACAGTGCCGTTGTCAAGACAGGCACAATGACCTTGGACATTCCGGCCGTGAACCCGGCCGATCTCACGGCCCAGGCCAAAACCATTCATATCCCCTACGAGATGCCCGACGTCTTAACGCCCGGTGCGGAATACTTCCTAAGATTGTCCTTCAGGTTGAAAGAAACCGCAAACTGGGCGCCGCAGGGGTACACTGTCGCCGCGGCGCAGTTTGCCATACCCGCGGCTATCCCTGGAGTGGGCATTGGCCTTCTCAGCGTTCAGGATCTGGCTGACGTCCGTGAAACCGACGCCGAAGTGGCCGTCACAGGCGGTTCAGAGGACAAGACTTTTGATCTGCGCATCAGCAAAGACACCGGCCTTATCACAAATTACACCGTAAACGGCAAGCGCCTTATCCAAAATGGGCCTGTGCCGAACTTCTACAGGGCTCTCACAGACAACGATATCGGCGGCAACTATTCGGCCAGCTCTTTCGGTGTCCTCATTGGCAACGCCTGGCGCTATGCGGGCCGGGACAAGACCGTCAGCAGCTTCATCGTCACAAAGCTCAATCCCAAATCGGTCAAAATCACCGTCAGCGGACAGTTGGATTCCCGGGGCACGAACCGCGCCGATTTGGCGCCGTCGCCATACAGCATAGAATATACCGTCTACGGCAACGGCGACATTGCCGTCACCAACAAACTCAGCCCCAGCAGCCAATCCTATAACCTGGGGTTGGTGGGCAGCTATCTCCAGCTGCCGCTGGATTACACACATGTGGAATACTTCGGCAGAGGGCCGGAGGAGAATTACATCGATCGCAGAACCGGAACGTATGTAGATCAGTATAAAACCACAGTGGACGATATGTTTGTGACCCGCAGCCGCTCGCAGGAAAACGGCAACCATACGGATACCCGATGGGTGGCCGTCACCGACGACAGCGGCGCCGGGCTGCTGGCCGTTGCCGATACCCTTCTGGAGTTTTCAGCATTGAAGCACACCGCCGAGGAGATGTCCACTTGGTCTTGGACGGGTGTCCAAAGCGGCCCCAGGCACCCCGTTGATCTCGCCGCGCCCACCGCCGTAACGCTCAGCCTGAATATGATACAGATGGGCGTCGGCAGCGAAAACTGGATGCGCGGCCCCTATGGCAACGAAGGCACTATGAATTACGGCGATTTTATGGTGCGCAACGACAGAGACTACGAATACAAGTATACCCTGCGGCCCGTATTTCCGACACAGGAAGTCATGGCCCTGAGCAAGACGCTGATCCATACCGTGCCCAAGCTCCAGGCCATTCGAGTGGACGGTGTCCCCTTGCCGGAATTTGACGAAAAAGTGACAAACTATGAGATCAATCTGACGCCTAACGCGCCCTTCCCCGTGATAAATGCGGATGTCTATGACGATGTGACGCTGACCGTCACGCAGGCGTCCACTTCACAAAAATCCGCTGTCATCAAAGTCGTGAAAGACTGGGAAGAAGAGACCTATGTCGTCCACTTTATTCGGGATATGAATTTCCTCACGTCCCTCACGCTGGATGATTCCGTGATCAAAGGATTTAACCCCATTGTGAGGGAGTATACCGCACAGTGGTCCGAGCTCCAACCGCTGCCTCGGTTGGCCGCCGTCGCGGCGGACGGGATTCAGACGGCGGTGACGCAGTTTGCGTCCGATACCCTGGAGGCCACGGTCACGGCCGCCAACGACTTCGGCGACGTGCAGGGTTACACAGTAAAGCTGCTCTTGGAAATCGATTATGACGAGCACCGCCCGTCTGTCTGGGGAGGCAAAGTGAGCATCCAGTCCCTGCCCCTTGGAGAGGTGAAGTACCTGCCGTTCACCCTTGTCAACAGTAACAACTTCTATTATGTGAACAACAGGCCCACCAGCGCCACAAACCGCGGAGATCTTCCCTTTGTAGGACTCTACCCCAACCGCCGCATTCAAGGTTCCAACAGTACCACGGCGGACACGGTGCAGATCGATCCCACAACGGGGAAGAAAGTGTATGTGCATAAGAACGCCAATCCATCGGCCGGATATGCCACCGGAGACACCTTCGTGGGCTTAGAACCCAGAAATACCACCAACATACAGGGGCAGACTCTGGTCATGTACGCCAAAGTTCGCCCGGTTTCAGGCAGTTTCAGCCTGAGTTTCCGAGATGGCAACAATGAGAGCAGAAATGCCGCCGAAATCTTCAAAGTGGCGTTCACCAACGCTGGCATCCGCTACTCCACCACGACCACGGCCAACGGCACAGCCAACGGCGCCGTGTCGGACAACGCCATGACCGCGTGGCAGTCGAATTTAGACAGAAACCTCTACTACGAGGTCTGGTTGCTGGACACGCCCAACGCCGCCGGTTCCACGGGCCACAATGTGGCGGCGTACGTGCGTTACACAGACAGCGCCGGCCGTCCTGTCGTCCACAGCGTCAGCCGAAGGCAGACAACGGCCTCGGCCACCACCGTGAACTTCCCTTGTTTCGCTTTGTACGAGGGCAATCTCAGCGCCACGGTAAACATCGAGGCTTTTGACGTATACCTCATTAATAGGGAGAGTCCGCTGATCACCTATGATATCTCCGGACCTTCGGAGATTGTCCGTCCCTTTGCCGGCGAGACCCGTACCGTGTCACTGTCGGCCACCGTGGTGCACACTGCATGGGACAAACTGCCTGTGCCCGACGCGGGCGACACAAAATGGGAAATTATAGAAAGTGAGCCTGGCGTCTCCATTGACCAGGCCGGCGAAGTGACGTTGACAGACGCGTTTACCGGCGACGCGTTCTACGTAAAAGTTTCCAGCTCAGATTCCGAATCCGCCTGGAAGTCCGTCACGGCGAAGATCGACGTGATCGCACCGCCTCCGGGGATCACCCTTATGAGATCCGGAGAAGAGGCAAAGGCCGTATTCGTCGCAGAAAACCACGAAGACGACGCGGCTCTTTACCAAGGTATTTTGGCGGTTTATGATCAGCGCGGCAGATTGATCGCGATTTCCGCCGCGGAGGAAACGGCAGCGGTCGGAGAACGGAGTTTGTTCACGCTGTCCCTGCCGATAGAACCGGGCCTCACGGCCAAAGCATTCCTCTGGGACAGCCGCCTGGTTCCGCTCTTCGAGGCATCCAGTCTGATTTTGTGA